GAACCGGAACGCCATGAGGAGATCCAACGGGAATTGTCCCTCAAGGAGCAGCTCTACGAGATTGTGGCGATCGCCAAGGATTTTTATCAATATTCCCTGCGACAACCGGAAGGGAAAATCGCTTTAGACTATGTGCGCGAGCAACGGCAATTAACGGAGGAAACCATCCAGATTTTTGGTCTGGGTTACGCACCGGGGGGCTGGGATAGTCTCTATCGCTATCTAGTTGAACAAAAACGCTATCCCATCGAGTTGGTGGAAAAAGCGGGGTTGATTAAACCGCGCCAGTCGGGCAATGGCCATTATGACCAGTTCCGCGATCGCCTGATGATCCCGATCCATGATGCCCAGGGCCGGGCGATCGCCTTTGGCAGCCGCACCCTCACCAACGAAGAACCGAAATACCTCAACTCCCCGGAGACTCCTTTGTTTGACAAGGGTCGCACTCTGTTTGCCCTCGATAAAGCTAAGCAGGCGATCGCCAAGCGGGATGCGGCCCTGGTGGTGGAGGGATATTTTGATGCGATCGCCCTCCATGCCGCCGGATTTCAGCATGCGGTAGCTTCCTTGGGGACGGCCTTCACCCAGGACCAGATTAAGCAACTGCTGCGCTACACCGATTCTAAGCAAATTATTTTTAACTTCGATGCGGACAAGGCCGGGATCAAAGCCACCCAGCGCACCCTCACAGAAATTGAGCCCCTCATCTACAGTGGCCAGGCCCAGGTCAGGATCCTCAATCTGCCTGGGGGGAAAGATGCCGATGAATTTCTCCGCACAGAACAGGGTTTAGAGGGTTACCAAACGGCCCTAGAAACAGCTCCCCTCTGGATTGATTGGCAGTTGGCGCAAATTTTCCTTGGCCGCGATCCGAGCCAGGCGGATCAGTTGCAAGGGGTGCTCAAAGAGGTAATTCGTCTGGTAGCAAAAATCGACAACCCCAGTTTCCGCAGCCACTACATCGCCAGGGCCAGTGAACTGATTAACCACGAGGATTCCCACTACAAAAAACAACTGGAAGTGACGATCCTCGCCCAGGTGAATCGCTTCCGTAAAGCCCAATCCCGCAATCCGGCTGCCACCCCAGAACCGGAGGCGATCGCCATTTCCTCCCAGACCATCTCCCTGGCCCAGGCGGAAGAATTACTCCTGCGCATTTACCTCCATAGCCCGGCCCAGCGCCACTCTATCGAAGCGCTACTGGCAGAAAAAGAATTGATGTTTAGCCTCTCCCACCACCGTTGGCTCTGGCAACAAATCCTCGAAACGCCCCCAGAGATTAAGCAAAACCGCGCCCATAATCAGCTCCTGGGGAAAATGCTCGATATCCTAACCCATCACCCTGAACGGATGCATCTGTTGGGAGCGCTCTTGTATCTCACGGAAACCACAGAAATCGATGTGCGCCGGGCCACTTTAAATATTCGCGGGGCGATCGCCACCCTCGAATATGTGAACTGGACCCAACATCGCCGCTACTGCAAAGAAAAATGGCAGAGCCTCGACCCGAATCATCCTGATTTCGTCTACTATGTGCGGGAATTTGAACAGGCTGACCGTAAACTGAAGGCGATCGCCCAAGAACGGCGTTTTTCTAACCTGGAAATCCACCACGCCGAAACCTGAACTGTCCTCGACACAATGGAGCGAACAGAAGCTGATACCATGAAAACTTGCAGATAGACATGCCCTTATATCCCAAATTTTATGAGTATTTCATCCGGTCTCATTG
The nucleotide sequence above comes from [Synechococcus] sp. NIES-970. Encoded proteins:
- the dnaG gene encoding DNA primase — translated: MALPSIHPDTIEEIRAKVDIAEVVSDYVVLKKRGKDLLGLCPFHDEKTPSFTVSPTKQFYHCFGCGAGGNAIKFLMEVNKAPFAQVVMDLAQRYQIPVKTLEPERHEEIQRELSLKEQLYEIVAIAKDFYQYSLRQPEGKIALDYVREQRQLTEETIQIFGLGYAPGGWDSLYRYLVEQKRYPIELVEKAGLIKPRQSGNGHYDQFRDRLMIPIHDAQGRAIAFGSRTLTNEEPKYLNSPETPLFDKGRTLFALDKAKQAIAKRDAALVVEGYFDAIALHAAGFQHAVASLGTAFTQDQIKQLLRYTDSKQIIFNFDADKAGIKATQRTLTEIEPLIYSGQAQVRILNLPGGKDADEFLRTEQGLEGYQTALETAPLWIDWQLAQIFLGRDPSQADQLQGVLKEVIRLVAKIDNPSFRSHYIARASELINHEDSHYKKQLEVTILAQVNRFRKAQSRNPAATPEPEAIAISSQTISLAQAEELLLRIYLHSPAQRHSIEALLAEKELMFSLSHHRWLWQQILETPPEIKQNRAHNQLLGKMLDILTHHPERMHLLGALLYLTETTEIDVRRATLNIRGAIATLEYVNWTQHRRYCKEKWQSLDPNHPDFVYYVREFEQADRKLKAIAQERRFSNLEIHHAET